CGGGGTGCTCGGCCGGGATCTGCCACTGCCCGCCTCCAACTCCTCCGGGCCGCCCGCGGCGTGACCCGTCCCGTCCTCTCCGCACCGCCGGCCCGCGTGACCCGCCCGGCCTGGGCGTTGCTGGCCGTGCTGGTGCTGGCGCAGATCTGCTACCCGCTGACCGCCGGGGAGACCCGGGCCCGGCTCACCATCGCCACGGTGTTGCTCGGCTGCCTACTCTCGGTCAGCCACGCGTTGCTCAGCCGCGGCCCGCGGACGGCGGTGGCGTTGGTGGTGGTGGCCACCGGCGGCGGCCTCGCCATCGAGGCGCTCGGTGTGGCCACCGGCTTCCCGTTCGGCAGCTACGACTACTCCGGCCAGCTCGGCCCGAAACTGGTCGGGGTGCCGCTGGTCATCCCGCTCGCCTGGACCTGGATGGCCTGGCCGGCCTGGCTGGCGGCGGTCCGGCTCACCGGTGGGGCCGGCGGCGGGCCGACCCGCACGGCCGGCGGCGCCTCCCGGGTCGGGGCGGCGGCCCGGCGGATCGCGTTGGCGGCGCTCGGGCTGGCCACCTGGGACCTTTTCCTCGACCCGCAGATGGTCGCCGAGGGCCACTGGGTCTGGCGGGACGCCACCCCCGCGCTGCCCGGCCTGGCCGGCATCCCGGCCAGCAACTACCTGGGCTGGCTGCTCTTCGCGGTGCTGATGATGAGCGCCCTACGTCCACTGGCCGGGTCGGCCGTCGTCGCCACCGACGGCCGCGACGACCCGATGCTCGCGCTCTACCTGTGGACGTACGCATCCAGTGTGCTGGCCCACGCCGTCTTCCTCGATCTGCCCGCCTCTGCGCTGTGGGGCGCTGCCGGCATGGCGGTGACCGCCGTGCCGCTGGCGGTGACGCTGCTGCGCGACCGACGTCGGCCGGGCCCGGCCGTCCGGCGCCCCCGACCCCGCG
The sequence above is a segment of the Micromonospora sp. WMMA1363 genome. Coding sequences within it:
- a CDS encoding carotenoid biosynthesis protein, which translates into the protein MTRPVLSAPPARVTRPAWALLAVLVLAQICYPLTAGETRARLTIATVLLGCLLSVSHALLSRGPRTAVALVVVATGGGLAIEALGVATGFPFGSYDYSGQLGPKLVGVPLVIPLAWTWMAWPAWLAAVRLTGGAGGGPTRTAGGASRVGAAARRIALAALGLATWDLFLDPQMVAEGHWVWRDATPALPGLAGIPASNYLGWLLFAVLMMSALRPLAGSAVVATDGRDDPMLALYLWTYASSVLAHAVFLDLPASALWGAAGMAVTAVPLAVTLLRDRRRPGPAVRRPRPRVDAQA